In Chlamydiales bacterium STE3, one genomic interval encodes:
- a CDS encoding Uncharacterized protein (Product derived from UniProtKB/Trembl:D1R858), protein MADRGQFLASTLRLTRSAYLWTRILGTPFWSLINLLAFILYKDLHINPLQITLLVALKPMSSLLAPYWSQAIHQRPDKIVSNLIWANIIRYIPFLFLPWMNAWLIVLSFALYMMLYRAAIPGWMELFKRNLPETIRERTLGHACTIDYCGAAVMTLLLGIFLDRFEQSWRLLFPLMALIGLISTWLLTRIPSPAPPIDMEAPVSKFSFKLSEGIIKPWKQAWKLISERPDFANFQIGFMLGGAGLMIMQPALPVFFVDTLRLSYTEMSFALAICKGVGVTLASPIWTRVFGKMNIYYFCGLVTLLATGFPLLLLCAPFNLALLYVAYIFYGVMQAGSEMGWHMSGLSFAKEKESSAFSSINLLTVGIRGCVIPAVGAIILASSSSIEVMLLGCLLCFGATWHLLYHSRHYAHDAPV, encoded by the coding sequence ATGGCGGATCGTGGACAATTTCTGGCAAGTACACTACGTTTGACTCGCTCCGCTTATCTATGGACACGCATTCTAGGGACCCCTTTTTGGTCCCTTATCAATCTTCTTGCCTTTATCCTCTACAAGGATTTGCATATCAATCCTTTGCAAATTACTTTGCTGGTTGCTCTAAAACCGATGTCCTCGCTTTTGGCACCATACTGGAGCCAAGCAATTCATCAGCGACCTGACAAGATTGTCTCTAATCTGATTTGGGCTAACATCATTCGCTATATACCTTTTCTTTTTCTCCCTTGGATGAATGCATGGTTAATTGTCCTTTCATTTGCCCTTTACATGATGCTTTATCGAGCTGCAATTCCTGGTTGGATGGAGCTTTTTAAGCGCAACCTGCCGGAAACTATTCGCGAAAGAACACTTGGGCATGCTTGCACAATCGATTATTGCGGAGCCGCTGTGATGACCCTTCTGCTTGGTATCTTTTTAGATAGATTTGAACAATCATGGCGTTTACTATTTCCTCTAATGGCCTTAATTGGGCTCATCTCGACGTGGCTTTTGACCCGAATTCCTTCTCCTGCCCCCCCAATTGACATGGAAGCTCCCGTATCAAAGTTTAGCTTTAAATTAAGTGAAGGGATTATCAAGCCCTGGAAACAGGCCTGGAAATTGATTTCTGAGCGTCCTGACTTTGCCAATTTTCAAATTGGTTTTATGTTGGGAGGAGCGGGATTAATGATTATGCAGCCAGCCTTGCCTGTTTTTTTTGTCGATACATTGCGTCTTTCTTACACAGAAATGTCATTCGCTCTAGCGATTTGTAAAGGAGTTGGCGTTACATTAGCCTCTCCTATCTGGACACGAGTTTTTGGCAAGATGAACATCTACTATTTTTGTGGGTTGGTGACACTGCTGGCAACCGGGTTTCCTTTACTTTTGCTTTGCGCTCCTTTTAATCTGGCTCTTCTTTATGTCGCCTATATTTTTTATGGAGTGATGCAAGCAGGGAGTGAGATGGGATGGCATATGTCAGGGCTCTCGTTTGCTAAAGAAAAAGAGAGTTCGGCATTTAGTAGCATTAATCTCCTCACTGTTGGGATACGCGGCTGTGTAATCCCTGCAGTTGGAGCGATCATTCTGGCTTCATCTAGTTCTATCGAAGTGATGCTATTAGGCTGTTTGCTCTGCTTTGGAGCGACTTGGCATTTGCTGTACCATAGTCGACACTACGCTCACGATGCTCCAGTTTAG
- a CDS encoding Asparagine--tRNA ligase (Product derived from UniProtKB/Swiss-Prot:Q6MEC9;Gene name derived from UniProtKB/Swiss-Prot:Q6MEC9;EC number derived from UniProtKB/Swiss-Prot:Q6MEC9) — MEKRMRLKVKQLKYPETGRPSLIGTEATVKGWVRTVRNQKTFSFIEVNDGSTLSNFQVVADAKMPNYEKLMEKLSTGVSVAIMGKMVESPGKNQELEMHADQIDIIGMCDPTTYPLQKKRHTFEFLRSIAHLRPRTNTIGAVTRVRNALAFATHKFFQERGFLYIHTPIITGSDCEGAGKMFQVTTLDLNNVPKNAEKKVDYSQDFFATPTNLTVSGQLNGEIYACSMSDIYTFGPTFRAENSNTSRHLAEFWMIEPEMAFADINDNMDNAESYLKFVFAHLLKHCPEDMRFFDKHVSNGIVERLQSIVDTPFERASYSYAVRILEKANKAFEFPVKWGLDLQSEHERYLAEEFFGKPVIITDYPKEIKSFYMRANEDNKTVAAMDVLMPKIGEIIGGSQREERLDLLEARMKEMQLAKENYWWYLELRKYGSVPHAGYGVGFERLVQFATGMENIRDVIPFPRYPGKAEF; from the coding sequence ATGGAGAAAAGAATGCGCTTAAAAGTTAAGCAACTGAAATACCCTGAAACAGGAAGGCCATCTTTGATTGGTACTGAAGCGACCGTTAAAGGGTGGGTAAGAACTGTTCGCAATCAAAAAACTTTTAGCTTTATCGAAGTTAATGACGGCTCCACACTTTCCAACTTTCAGGTGGTTGCCGATGCTAAGATGCCTAACTATGAAAAGCTAATGGAGAAGTTATCAACGGGGGTTTCCGTTGCTATAATGGGAAAAATGGTGGAAAGTCCAGGAAAAAATCAAGAATTGGAAATGCACGCGGACCAAATTGACATCATCGGGATGTGCGATCCCACCACCTATCCTTTGCAGAAAAAAAGGCATACTTTTGAATTTTTGCGTTCTATTGCTCATCTGCGGCCACGTACAAATACAATTGGGGCTGTCACGCGCGTGCGCAATGCTTTGGCCTTCGCGACGCATAAGTTTTTCCAAGAAAGAGGTTTCCTTTACATTCACACACCTATTATTACAGGGTCTGACTGCGAAGGAGCGGGGAAAATGTTTCAGGTGACGACATTAGACCTGAATAACGTTCCAAAAAATGCTGAAAAAAAAGTCGATTATAGCCAGGATTTTTTCGCAACCCCCACAAATCTAACTGTTTCCGGTCAGCTTAACGGTGAGATTTATGCGTGCTCTATGAGCGATATCTATACATTTGGACCAACATTCCGAGCAGAAAACTCCAACACTTCTCGTCACCTTGCAGAATTTTGGATGATTGAGCCTGAAATGGCATTTGCCGATATCAACGATAATATGGACAATGCAGAGAGCTATCTCAAGTTTGTATTTGCCCATCTTTTAAAGCATTGCCCTGAAGACATGCGCTTTTTTGATAAGCATGTGTCTAATGGTATTGTGGAACGCCTGCAATCTATTGTCGATACACCATTTGAAAGGGCAAGCTATTCTTACGCAGTAAGAATTTTGGAAAAGGCTAACAAAGCGTTTGAATTTCCTGTAAAATGGGGATTAGACCTGCAATCAGAGCATGAGCGTTATCTAGCCGAAGAATTTTTTGGAAAGCCTGTCATCATTACTGACTATCCAAAAGAAATAAAATCTTTTTATATGCGTGCTAATGAAGATAACAAAACCGTCGCTGCCATGGACGTTCTAATGCCCAAAATCGGCGAAATTATTGGTGGAAGTCAAAGAGAAGAGCGTTTAGACCTACTAGAAGCAAGAATGAAGGAAATGCAGCTAGCTAAAGAAAATTATTGGTGGTATTTAGAATTGCGTAAATATGGATCAGTTCCTCACGCAGGCTATGGGGTTGGTTTTGAAAGGTTAGTGCAATTTGCGACGGGGATGGAAAATATTCGCGACGTGATTCCTTTCCCAAGATATCCTGGCAAAGCTGAGTTCTAA